The following DNA comes from Rosa rugosa chromosome 5, drRosRugo1.1, whole genome shotgun sequence.
GACCATGGGATCTGCTACAACAATTTGTACCGACAAAACAGGTACTCTGACCATGAACCAGATGAAGGTGACTAAGTTTTGGTTGGGGAAAGAATCTGTGGAAGAAGAAACTTATTCATCTATTTCTCCTTATGTTCTCGACTTGATCCAAGAAGGGGTTGCTCTCAATACAACTGGTAGTGTGTACAGGCCTAGCTTGGATTCCGAAGTTGAGATCTCTGGCAGTCCAACTGAAAAAGCCATTCTTTCATGGGCGGTACATGGGTCAAAGATGGATATGGAGAAAGTGGTGGAGACTTGTAGCATTCTCCACGTCGAAGCCTTTAATTCGAAGAACAAACAAAGTGGAGTTCTGGTGAAGAGAAAGGCAGATAACTCCAGCCATGTACACTGGAAAGGAGCAGCAGAGATGATACTAGCAATGTGCACAAGTTACTACAATGCATCTGGACTTGTTAAGGATATGGATGAGAATGAAAAAAGGAAGTTTGAGCATATTATTCAAGGTATGGCAGCTAGTAGCCTCAGATGCATAGCGTTTGCACATAAACAAGTTCCAGCAGAAGAGCGACTAAATGCAGACCAGAAATTTGTGTTAAAGGAAGATGGATTAACCCTTTTGGGACTTGTGGGTCTTAAGGATCCATGCCGTCCAGGTGTGAAGAAAGCAGTTGAAGAATGTCAATATGCAGGGGTGAACGTCAAAATGATTACTGGCGACAATGTTTTCACCGCAAAAGCCATAGCTACTGAATGTGGGATACTCGGGGCTAGTCAGGATATGTTCGGAGCAGTGATTGAAGGTGTGGAATTCCGCAACTACACGCCAGAAGAGAGACTGGAGAAAGTTGACAAAATTTGTGTGATGGCAAGGTCTTCTCCTTTTGATAAGCTTCTAATGGTGCAATGCTTGAAACAGAAAGGTCATGTAGTTGCAGTTACCGGGGACGGCACCAATGATGCACCGGCACTGAAAGAAGCTGATATAGGACTTTCTATGGGGATTCAAGGAACAGAAGTTGCCAAGGAAAGCTCGGATATTGTGATCATGGATGATAACTTTGCTTCAGTTGCTACAGTTTTGATGTGGGGAAGATGCGTGTACAATAATATCCAGAAGTTCATCCAATTCCAGCTCACTGTCAATGTTGCAGCTCTTGTGATCAACTTTGTAGCAGCAGTTTCAGCAGGTCAAGTCCCATTAACAGCAGTTCAGTTATTGTGGGTGAACTTGATCATGGACACACTTGGAGCTCTTGCTCTAGCCACCGAAAAACCAACAAGAGAACTTATGGAGAAGCCACCAGTGGGAAGAACAGCGCCTCTCATCACAAACATCATGTGGAGGAACCTCTTGCCTCAAGCACTGTACCAGATAACTGTTCTCTTGATCTTGCAATTCAGAGGCAAAGCAATCTTCGGTGTCAGTGATAAGGTAAAGGACACATTGATCTTCAACACTTTTGTGCTTTGCCAGATCTTTAATGAGTTCAATGCAAGAAAGCTAGAGAAGAAGAATGTCTTCAAGGGAATACACACCAACAAGTTGTTTATGGGGATCATTGCGGTGACAATTGTTCTTCAGGTTGTGATGGTGGAGGTTCTCAAGAAATTTGCAGATACAGAGAGGTTGAATTGGGGACAATGGGGTGTATGCATTGGGATTGCAGTCATCTCTTGGCCAATTGGTTGGCTAATCAAGTGTATACCTGTTCCAGAGAAACCCATATTCAGCTatctgaagatgaagaaaaaataagcATTCTGTTTGAAATAAACTGGCCGGATAACCATCATGCAGTGTTGGATAGTTTTTGTCTTAACAGATGATATTATTTTCATTCTTTTATTAAATAAtttcttattaattttttagTATTAATAGACAACCACCATTTGTATTGTAGAACAATGTAATGTAAACTTATATGGTACATGTAAGTTGTTCAGTAGTTTGTTAATATATTGAATATCTCTAAGCAATGGGAATTTGATTAGATGTACTAAAAGAAAACAGAGACCAAAACATAGTAAACTATAGTTTATTAATGACCATGACTGCTTTAACAACCTTTTATTAGATAAACAAATTACACTTTGGTAGCTGATTGAAAGAGATGTTATTTTGAACTCAAATGCAATAATATGACTGTAAATCATAGCAACATATGATTGTactgaaaataaaaactatatagGCAAACGAAATTGGATCAATTAACCAATCAGACAACTTATAGTTTGAGCAGTATACCTGCTGAAACGGCTGCAACTATGTTGATGGCAATAGCAGCAACATTTATTTTGGCAGGAACATTTGGATGAACTTAAGGATGTCATTATACACACTTCTTCCGCACCTCTAT
Coding sequences within:
- the LOC133713174 gene encoding putative calcium-transporting ATPase 13, plasma membrane-type → MSRSTFSTLHEKVGSNIGLILDVPRSSLGMSKRKWHSAFITIYCSRAFLSLRPSTLHKHTNSTFISRTLSYSIVRVEPALVPAINGFKADQKSLTELVKEKNLKELLELGGVEEVASALKTDAVHGINGDDTEDTARRHQAFGSNTYKKPPTQGFLHFVWEAFKDITILILLGCAALSLGFGIKEHGLKEGWIDGGSICLAVILVISVSAISNYRQSRQFDKLSKVSSNLQIEAVRNGRRQQISIFEIVVGDVICLNIGDQVPADGLLLDGHSLSVDESSMTGESDHVEVTVTENPFLFSGTKIADGYGRMLVTSVGMNTNWGEMMSQISQDNNEKTPLQARLDKLTSSIGKVGLAVAFFVLVVMLVRYFTGNTEDENGNKEYNGSKTKSDDIINAVIGIVAAAVTIVVVAIPEGLPLAVTLTLAYSMKRMMVDNAMVRKLSACETMGSATTICTDKTGTLTMNQMKVTKFWLGKESVEEETYSSISPYVLDLIQEGVALNTTGSVYRPSLDSEVEISGSPTEKAILSWAVHGSKMDMEKVVETCSILHVEAFNSKNKQSGVLVKRKADNSSHVHWKGAAEMILAMCTSYYNASGLVKDMDENEKRKFEHIIQGMAASSLRCIAFAHKQVPAEERLNADQKFVLKEDGLTLLGLVGLKDPCRPGVKKAVEECQYAGVNVKMITGDNVFTAKAIATECGILGASQDMFGAVIEGVEFRNYTPEERLEKVDKICVMARSSPFDKLLMVQCLKQKGHVVAVTGDGTNDAPALKEADIGLSMGIQGTEVAKESSDIVIMDDNFASVATVLMWGRCVYNNIQKFIQFQLTVNVAALVINFVAAVSAGQVPLTAVQLLWVNLIMDTLGALALATEKPTRELMEKPPVGRTAPLITNIMWRNLLPQALYQITVLLILQFRGKAIFGVSDKVKDTLIFNTFVLCQIFNEFNARKLEKKNVFKGIHTNKLFMGIIAVTIVLQVVMVEVLKKFADTERLNWGQWGVCIGIAVISWPIGWLIKCIPVPEKPIFSYLKMKKK